A section of the Lagopus muta isolate bLagMut1 chromosome 17, bLagMut1 primary, whole genome shotgun sequence genome encodes:
- the ACAD10 gene encoding LOW QUALITY PROTEIN: acyl-CoA dehydrogenase family member 10 (The sequence of the model RefSeq protein was modified relative to this genomic sequence to represent the inferred CDS: inserted 6 bases in 4 codons; deleted 2 bases in 2 codons; substituted 2 bases at 2 genomic stop codons), whose amino-acid sequence MPYVLSPGFLTFLYVDWEAQNCIPAGTIQQALHSGGENSLSLSSTQEQSXRLEFLQELGQRCFEIASISVPVNSFLTNLIRSEMIKQLPIMAEAIQCIHADGVKIALLSNSFQRPNGESFLPLDQKHFDVIAEAYREGKCKPDPCIYKLCLERLDVQPQESIFLDISSQNLKAAAQLGIKTVKVDDLEVAFKELETYLGFPLKGFVPYTRSVRPTMEIPKDSLQKYLENVFSDQATGPLTLWQFGCGQSAQTYFVKFGDRXMVLKKELLDSLLPSGPAVGREYGLLCQRSVPQQQNSMTLVPSHFNVFKTEHLILLDTVHLPNNNTVIVSIPKCLCVLKQLSDLPWQDTEGTEAGVPFLLYLLCVRTEGNYTQQQVDTWTKQYRATEXHVIPAMERLIEWLPLHFPESQKTTVVHGNFRLDNLIFHPKRPEVLAVLGWKFSILGNPISSLANNCMAMAYFLPPQFDPMKGLAKYNLRHLGVPAAEGYCQKYCGHMGXELPENWNFYVASAFFRLAAMLQGLHKHSLTGRPACGKSCLEHAEFVADLAWDFAITEGSRVFDSLSIAKPFAQHYSTWARQGXCSRSHSTWTHPGTVPVPEVPLITSFSSLLGVAQCLXCKLARILDVQWSFLISQPRCTPHPVLEKKVSGAEHLSSVFSSPALHSDLSPTSG is encoded by the exons ATGCCGTATGTGCTCTCTCCTGGCTTTCTTACTTTCCTCTATGTAGACTGGGAGGCCCAGAATTGTATTCCAGCTGGCACCATCCAACAAGCTCTGCACTCTGGAGGTGAAAacagtctctctctctcaagtacacaagagcagagctgacGACTGGAGTTTTTGCAGGAATTGGGACAGCGCTGCTTTGAGATT GCAAGTATCAGTGTTCCAGTGAACTCTTTCCTCACCAACTTAATCAGAAGTGAGATGATAAAACAGCTCCCCATAATGGCAGAAGCAATACAGTGTATCCATGCAGACGGTGTTAAGATAGCTCTTCTAAGCAACAGCTTCCAGCGGCCAAATGGAGAGAGCTTTCTGCCCCTGGACCAAAAGCATTTTGATGTG ATAGCTGAAGCTTATCGAGAAGGAAAGTGCAAGCCAGATCCTTGCATCTACAAGCTGTGCTTGGAGCGCTTGGATGTTCAGCCTCAGGAATCCATCTTCCTCGACATCAGCAGCCAGaacctgaaagcagcagctcagcttggTATTAAAACAGTGAAG GTTGATGATCTTGAAGTAGCATTCAAAGAGCTGGAAACCTATCTGGGTTTTCCTTTAAAAGGGTTTGTTCCATATACTCGTTCTGTGAGACCAACCATGGAAATTCCAAAAGACAGTCTGCAAAAGTaccttgaaaatgttttcagtgacCAGGCAACAG GTCCGCTGACACTGTGGCAGTTTGGCTGTGGACAGTCTGCCCAGACCTATTTTGTCAAATTTGGAGATC TTATGGTGCTGAAGAAGGAACTCCTTGACAGCCTGCTTCCTTCAGGTCCTGCTGTTGGAAGGGAATACGG CTTGCTGTGCCAGAGATCTGtgcctcagcagcagaacagcatgaCACTTGTG CCATCTCATTTTAATGtattcaaaactgaacactTGATTCTTTTAGATACTGTGCATCTGCCTAACAACAACACAGTTATAGTATCGATTCCAAAATGCCTTTGTGTGCTGAAACAGCTCTCTGACTTACCCTGGCAGGATACTGAAGGCACTGAGGCTGGTGTTCCATTCCTACTGTACTTGCTCTGTGTGAGGACAGAAG GTAATTACACCCAGCAGCAAGTTGATACCTGGACAAAGCAGTATCGAGCTACAGA ACACGTTATTCCAGCCATGGAGAGACTCATTGAGTGGCTGCCTTTGCATTTTCCTGAATCTCAGAAGACAACAGTTGTGCATGGCAATTTCAG GCTGGACAACCTAATCTTTCACCCAAAGAGGCCAGAAGTCCTTGCAGTCCTTGGCTGGAAGTTTTCAATTCTAGGAAATCCCATCTCCAGTTTGGCAAATAACTGTATGGCT ATGGCTTACTTCTTGCCACCTCAGTTCGACCCAATGAAAG GCTTGGCAAAATACAATTTGAGGCACCTGGGagtccctgcagcagagggataTTGCCAGAAGTACTGTGGTCACATGG AGGAGCTCCCTGAGAACTGGAATTTCTATGTGGCCTCTGCTTTCTTCAGACTGGCTGCAATGCTGCAGGGACTCCACAAACACTCTCTGACAG GGAGGCCAGCCTGTGGTAAAAGCTGTCTGGAGCATGCAGAGTTTGTGGCTGATCTGGCTTGGGAT TTTGCCATAACAGAAGGATCCCGTGTGTTTGACAGCCTCTCCATTGCAAAGCCTTTTGCACAACATTACAGTACCTGGGCCAGGCAAGG CTGTAGCAGGAGCCACAGTACCTGGACACATCCTGGGACTGTCCCTGTGCCTGAAGTACCCCTGATCACTTCCTTCAGCAGCCTCCTGGGGGTGGCCCAATGTCTTTAATGCAAGCTGGCAAGGATCTTGGATGTCCAGTGGAGCTTTCTGATTTCCCAGCCCAGATGCACTCCACATCCTGTTCTAGAAAAGAAG GTCTCTGGAGCAGAACATCTCAGCAGTGTGTTCTCCAGCCCAGCACTCCACTCAGACCTGAGCCCTACATCTGGCTGA